A window from Methanocella sp. encodes these proteins:
- a CDS encoding iron ABC transporter permease translates to MAITPKMWKTIAAFLFIISPLPAFVISLFIGSFGLSINETLGVLVSRIFGTGLDYPGMYNSVIFDVRLPRILTALLVGGALSISGASFQGIFKNPLVDPYILGLSSGAAFGAALSIAILPTLPLEPAAFAFSLLAIGLAYLMARNKGETPVISLVLSGVITSAIFTALLGIVQIKTNEKALQSIVLWIMGTFNASTWSKLNESWYLIVLGCAVIILLRWRLNVLALGDEEAKSVGMNTELYKVLFIVAASLVASASVAIAGIISLVGLIVPHMIRMVIGPDHRLLIPLSFTFGAAFLVIVDDASRAAFGFEIPVSIITTLIGAPFFIFILRRAKVGGWE, encoded by the coding sequence ATGGCGATAACCCCGAAGATGTGGAAGACCATCGCCGCTTTTTTATTTATAATTTCGCCTCTGCCGGCGTTCGTGATATCTCTTTTCATCGGCAGTTTCGGCCTTTCGATTAACGAGACCCTCGGGGTCCTTGTTTCCCGGATCTTCGGCACGGGCCTGGACTATCCCGGCATGTACAACAGTGTCATCTTCGACGTCCGGCTGCCGCGCATCCTGACGGCGCTGCTGGTCGGCGGGGCGCTTTCCATATCGGGCGCCTCCTTCCAGGGCATCTTCAAGAACCCCCTCGTTGACCCGTATATCCTCGGGCTGTCATCGGGCGCGGCGTTTGGCGCCGCCCTGTCCATCGCCATCCTGCCCACGCTGCCCCTGGAGCCGGCCGCGTTCGCGTTCAGCCTGCTCGCCATCGGCCTGGCCTACCTCATGGCCCGGAATAAGGGCGAGACCCCGGTGATATCGCTCGTCCTCTCGGGCGTCATCACCTCGGCCATCTTCACGGCGCTCCTGGGCATCGTCCAGATCAAGACGAATGAGAAGGCCCTCCAGAGTATCGTCCTCTGGATCATGGGCACCTTCAACGCCTCCACCTGGTCGAAGCTGAACGAGTCCTGGTACCTCATCGTGTTGGGGTGCGCGGTCATAATCCTGCTGCGGTGGCGGCTCAACGTGCTCGCGCTCGGCGATGAGGAGGCGAAGTCCGTGGGCATGAACACGGAATTATATAAAGTATTATTCATCGTGGCCGCGTCGCTCGTCGCCTCGGCCTCCGTGGCGATTGCGGGCATCATTTCCCTGGTCGGCCTCATCGTGCCGCACATGATACGCATGGTCATCGGCCCGGACCACCGGCTGCTCATCCCGCTCTCGTTCACGTTCGGGGCGGCATTCCTCGTCATCGTGGACGACGCCTCCCGGGCGGCTTTCGGGTTCGAGATCCCGGTGAGCATCATCACGACGCTCATCGGCGCGCCGTTCTTTATTTTTATTTTGCGCCGGGCGAAGGTGGGCGGCTGGGAATGA
- a CDS encoding ABC transporter substrate-binding protein translates to MMVSISLLIAGCTTTNTGASATPSATTTPAPQTVTVIDDRGMTITVPYPCKRIVFLVENAMNTMYAIGGADDIVGIGDIWMPQYKEAFFRAVDPDYNATLKISTSNGADLEALAKAKPDLVVLWSADWNDKDTKAISENLHVPVYGVYLRNFSDIYKQHRDFAKITGNEQRGQQVLDTMNATMKKVTDVTATIPDNQKPTVYWMWGDVYGTAGLHSSTNDLINAAGGKNVLNNWNNDTKYDEHPVLTMEAIQALNPDVIYMWYNPKLDPKDVMTGDDFKAWRNISAVKNGRVYELNDPFLDDSMTSRLPLVVMKIAKNINPDKFASLDLNKEYDAFFVSVYGVHYPGYAKA, encoded by the coding sequence ATGATGGTAAGCATCTCGCTACTGATTGCGGGCTGTACGACCACGAATACGGGCGCTTCGGCCACGCCGTCGGCGACGACGACGCCGGCCCCGCAGACGGTCACGGTCATCGACGACCGGGGCATGACGATCACGGTGCCCTACCCGTGTAAACGTATCGTGTTCCTGGTCGAGAACGCGATGAACACGATGTACGCCATCGGAGGCGCCGACGATATTGTGGGCATCGGCGACATCTGGATGCCCCAGTACAAGGAGGCCTTCTTCCGCGCCGTGGACCCGGACTATAATGCCACCCTGAAGATCTCCACGAGTAACGGCGCGGACCTGGAAGCGCTGGCCAAGGCGAAGCCGGACCTGGTCGTGCTCTGGTCGGCGGACTGGAATGACAAGGACACGAAGGCCATCTCGGAGAACCTGCACGTGCCGGTCTACGGCGTCTACCTGAGAAACTTCAGCGACATCTACAAGCAGCACCGGGACTTCGCCAAGATCACGGGCAACGAGCAGCGCGGCCAGCAGGTGCTGGACACGATGAACGCCACCATGAAGAAGGTCACGGACGTCACCGCCACGATACCCGATAACCAGAAGCCGACGGTCTACTGGATGTGGGGCGACGTCTACGGCACGGCGGGCTTGCACAGCTCGACCAACGACCTGATCAACGCGGCGGGCGGAAAGAACGTCCTGAATAACTGGAACAACGACACGAAGTACGACGAGCACCCGGTCCTGACCATGGAGGCGATCCAGGCGCTGAACCCGGACGTCATCTACATGTGGTACAACCCCAAGCTCGACCCCAAGGACGTCATGACCGGCGACGACTTCAAAGCCTGGCGGAACATCAGCGCCGTCAAGAACGGCCGCGTCTACGAGCTGAACGACCCGTTCCTGGACGACTCCATGACCTCGCGGCTGCCCCTCGTGGTGATGAAGATCGCCAAGAACATCAACCCGGATAAGTTCGCCTCGCTGGACCTGAACAAGGAGTACGACGCATTCTTTGTATCGGTCTATGGAGTGCATTACCCCGGGTATGCAAAGGCATAA
- a CDS encoding metal ABC transporter solute-binding protein, Zn/Mn family — protein sequence MIFLIAPAAAEQATGKIQVVCTTSVLMDPITYIGGDKVVAISISDPALCPDVQSDIIPSRIQMNADFIKNADLFVAFNDSNDQYFNIPAVEKYMSSNNYGNVTWQCISNPMAGWNTPDTAKGVAAQVKGWLEAKDPANKSYYEQRYDDYLKLFDAIQPTPAEKAQLNQTKVIVMMWQMDPVQGWLGMDVVNFYAPEFVMNGSKTADKVVADINANPDKYKNVSYIIENMQSGELAKGIEEALHDHGINAKRVIFTNFPSSVPNTATMADVLKYNKQLVLQTTSSPTAVPTTAATAQPTPVGIEAIAAGMLIGVIIAIFNRKK from the coding sequence TTGATTTTTCTAATCGCGCCGGCCGCTGCAGAGCAGGCTACGGGGAAGATCCAGGTCGTCTGCACGACCAGCGTGCTCATGGACCCGATAACGTACATCGGCGGAGATAAGGTCGTGGCGATCAGTATTTCTGACCCCGCTTTATGCCCCGATGTCCAGAGCGACATCATACCGAGCCGCATCCAGATGAACGCTGATTTCATCAAGAACGCGGACTTGTTCGTCGCTTTTAACGACTCGAACGACCAGTACTTCAACATCCCGGCCGTTGAAAAATACATGTCCTCCAACAACTACGGAAACGTCACCTGGCAGTGCATTTCCAATCCCATGGCCGGATGGAACACGCCGGATACGGCGAAGGGAGTCGCCGCCCAGGTGAAGGGCTGGCTCGAGGCGAAGGACCCGGCGAATAAGAGCTACTACGAGCAAAGGTATGACGACTATCTGAAGCTGTTCGACGCCATTCAGCCGACGCCCGCGGAGAAGGCGCAATTGAACCAGACCAAGGTCATCGTCATGATGTGGCAGATGGACCCGGTGCAGGGCTGGCTGGGCATGGACGTCGTGAACTTCTATGCGCCCGAGTTCGTCATGAACGGATCGAAGACCGCCGACAAGGTCGTCGCGGACATCAACGCCAATCCGGACAAATACAAGAATGTATCGTATATCATCGAGAACATGCAGTCCGGCGAGCTGGCCAAGGGCATCGAGGAGGCCCTACACGACCATGGCATCAACGCAAAGCGCGTCATCTTCACGAACTTCCCCAGCTCGGTGCCGAATACGGCCACGATGGCCGATGTGCTCAAGTACAATAAGCAGCTGGTACTGCAGACGACATCTTCGCCGACAGCCGTACCCACGACAGCAGCGACAGCACAGCCAACGCCGGTGGGTATCGAAGCCATCGCAGCCGGTATGCTGATCGGAGTAATAATAGCCATATTCAACCGTAAGAAATAA
- a CDS encoding metal ABC transporter permease, which produces MFLEPLIPNNIVCHAMEAMILASISCAILGVFITRMNLSSIGVTMSHAAFAGAAVGMFMGINSTLAAVAFCVCIAALLGPLSDRSRMSADTTLSVLFAMSMAVAVFFIAYLQYSGKGLAAGNLLFGNLLSLYRQDIYLLALICLITVLFIIVFYKEILAIIFNMKIAEASGIRTKPVYYALLFITAISVALCMNIVGGLLIFVWLVTPAAIAYQFCFNVRSMFVVAPLVALVISATGVWAGFQYTLPISPLVAILLTLVFSFSVIFSLKRRVTSNKG; this is translated from the coding sequence ATGTTCCTGGAGCCGCTGATCCCGAACAACATCGTCTGCCACGCCATGGAGGCCATGATCCTGGCATCGATCTCTTGTGCCATTCTCGGAGTCTTCATCACCCGCATGAACCTCTCGTCGATCGGCGTCACCATGTCCCACGCGGCGTTCGCCGGGGCGGCCGTCGGCATGTTCATGGGCATCAATTCAACGCTGGCCGCCGTGGCCTTCTGCGTCTGCATCGCGGCGCTCCTGGGGCCACTGAGCGACCGGTCCCGCATGTCGGCGGATACGACCCTCAGCGTGCTATTCGCGATGTCCATGGCTGTCGCCGTCTTTTTCATCGCCTATCTCCAGTATTCGGGTAAAGGCCTGGCGGCGGGCAACCTCCTCTTTGGTAACCTCCTATCGCTTTACCGGCAGGACATTTACCTGCTGGCGCTCATCTGCCTAATCACAGTGCTGTTCATCATCGTCTTCTATAAGGAGATCCTGGCGATTATCTTCAACATGAAGATCGCGGAGGCTTCGGGGATCCGGACCAAACCCGTCTATTATGCCCTTTTATTCATTACCGCCATATCGGTCGCCCTGTGCATGAACATCGTGGGCGGGCTACTGATCTTCGTATGGCTCGTCACGCCCGCGGCGATCGCCTACCAGTTCTGCTTTAACGTGCGCAGTATGTTCGTCGTCGCGCCGCTCGTCGCGCTCGTGATCAGTGCCACGGGCGTCTGGGCCGGATTTCAATACACGCTGCCCATCAGCCCCCTGGTAGCAATCTTACTAACGCTTGTATTTTCCTTTTCAGTAATATTTTCATTAAAAAGGCGGGTAACAAGTAATAAAGGTTAA
- a CDS encoding metal ABC transporter ATP-binding protein: protein MGIIDLKGIYTAYEGGDRPVIKDLSLSVDSGEYVVVGGPNGAGKTTLLESVNGMVSITHGSASVCGLEVRRQGIEVRKKVGYVLQSFYFDPFTPFTVEQVVLMGRYGRLGLLKRPGWADIEATERAIRAVGIEDLANKPIGTLSGGQQQKALIAQNIAREPELLLLDEPFSNLDFSSREYITGILKSLVRNGTTIMMVSHAFDGLPDMRIRIVVMNAGRISYDGACGAGEVADIVRARAVA, encoded by the coding sequence TTGGGCATCATTGACCTGAAAGGCATATACACGGCCTACGAGGGCGGTGACAGGCCGGTCATCAAGGACTTATCGCTGAGCGTTGATAGTGGAGAATACGTGGTCGTCGGAGGACCGAACGGCGCAGGCAAGACGACGCTTCTGGAGTCGGTTAACGGTATGGTCAGTATCACGCACGGCAGCGCGTCCGTCTGCGGCCTCGAAGTGCGGCGGCAGGGCATCGAGGTCCGGAAAAAAGTAGGGTATGTGCTCCAGAGCTTTTATTTTGACCCGTTTACACCCTTCACGGTCGAACAGGTCGTTCTCATGGGCCGATATGGCCGGCTTGGCCTGCTGAAGAGGCCCGGATGGGCAGACATCGAGGCGACGGAAAGAGCCATCCGGGCCGTCGGCATCGAAGACCTGGCTAATAAGCCGATCGGCACGCTGAGCGGCGGCCAGCAGCAAAAAGCGCTCATCGCCCAGAACATCGCCCGGGAGCCCGAGCTGCTTTTACTGGACGAGCCTTTTAGTAATCTGGACTTTAGCTCCCGGGAATACATCACCGGGATCCTGAAGAGCCTCGTCCGGAATGGCACGACGATCATGATGGTCTCGCACGCCTTCGACGGCCTCCCGGACATGCGGATACGCATCGTGGTCATGAACGCAGGGCGAATATCGTACGACGGCGCCTGCGGCGCCGGAGAGGTGGCGGACATCGTCCGCGCCCGGGCGGTGGCCTGA
- a CDS encoding formylmethanofuran dehydrogenase subunit E family protein, giving the protein MHDTGGCIYTGLEKDYTIEDLAAFHGHLGPYIVLGYRMGKYVRRYFCHDPFKMSAVVYCSGKTPQSCLADGVQIGSGCTLGKRNIELVVSDEVKCEFKADGKKLVMRLRPIKFPPRDDHHYSELIERLAADMYGRDDTDLFTVSSN; this is encoded by the coding sequence ATGCACGATACTGGCGGTTGTATATACACAGGCCTGGAAAAAGATTATACGATAGAGGACCTGGCGGCGTTCCACGGCCACCTGGGCCCGTACATCGTTCTAGGATACAGGATGGGCAAATACGTAAGGCGATATTTCTGCCACGACCCGTTCAAGATGAGCGCCGTCGTCTACTGCTCGGGGAAGACGCCGCAGTCCTGCCTGGCGGACGGCGTGCAGATCGGCAGCGGCTGCACCCTGGGCAAGAGGAACATCGAGCTCGTAGTGAGCGACGAGGTCAAATGCGAATTCAAGGCGGACGGTAAAAAGCTGGTCATGAGGCTGAGGCCCATTAAATTCCCGCCCAGGGATGATCACCACTACAGTGAATTGATCGAGCGATTGGCCGCGGACATGTATGGCAGGGACGATACGGATCTCTTCACGGTAAGCTCGAACTGA